Part of the Methanobacterium paludis genome is shown below.
GGAAATGCAGAACTACTTAATATACCAATTAAAAATTCTAAAGTTATAGGTAAAACTGTTGGTGAGCTAAGCCCTAATGATAATTATATTATATCCGCTATTTACAAGAACGAAAATAGTGATATAATCATTCCTCAGTCAGATATGGTTTTAGAAGAAGGTTTTAAGATTTTAATTTTGATAAAAAAAGAAGCTGTTAAAAAAGTTGTTAAGATTTTTTTATAGTATTGAATGAGGAAAGGGGGCTTTTAATTTGTATTCTATAAATAAATTAAAAAAGGATGAAGCATATTCTATACTTCATTACACAGGTTACACATGCATATTACTCGGGCTTTCAATGTTAATCCCTATTTTAGTGGCTTTAATATATCACGAATATCAATACATCATGCCTTTCATTTATTCTATAATTATAAGTGTTGTTTTTGGGTTTTTACTTTACCATTCTTTCAGGAATACTAATGAACTTTCACTTAAAAGTGCAATGATATTTGCAACTGTTATATGGCTTATAGGTAGTGCCCTTGCAGCATTACCATTCTACTTTTCAAGAGATTTATCTTATCTCAACAGTTACTTTGAGGCAATGTCTGGTCTTACAACAACAGGTTTCACCATGTACACCAACCTGGATATTGTTACACATACAATGAATTTCTGGCGTGGATTCATGCAATGGTTTGGTGGAATTGGAATAATTGTCATGGGATTAGCCATACTAACATCCCCTTCAATCAACATAATGAGAATGTACAGTGCAGAAGGTAGAGAAGAACGCTTAGCACCCAGTATAAAACATACCACTCGAATCATACTTTACATCTATTTAATCTTTACAGTAATCTCAATAATCCTCTTCATACTGGCCGGAATGCCTCTTTTCGATTCAATTTTCTATGCCTTCACAGCCCTTTCAACTGGAGGTTTTGCAATGCAAAATGCAAGCCTGGCATACTACAACAGCATCTGGATAGAAATAGCAGCCATAATCATAATGCTAATTGGTGCAACCAACTTCGCACTTCACTACACAGTTTTAAAGGGAAACTGGAGAGAGTACTTCAAGGATATAGAAACCAAAGTTGCATACCCACTACTGATAATTGGAACCCTTTTAGTAGCAGTATTCCTCTACAATGGCCCTTACTACGGTCATGATTTCCTATTATCCATTAGATATTCAGTTTTCCAGGTTGTTTCTGCCTTAACAACCACAGGCCTTCAAACAGCTTCCGGAACCCAAATAACCAACCAGTGGGAGGGAATGGGAATATTTGTGCTCACAATACTCATGATGGTGGGTGCTGGAGCTTGCTCAACCGGTGGAGGTATGAAATGGTTAAGGATAGGAATACTTGTTAAAGGAATGTGGTGGCAGGTTAAATCATTACTACTACCAAAAAACGCAGTTGTACCTCACAGAATTCATCATGTGAAAGAGATAACATTAGATAATAAAATTCTGAAAGTAACTGGTTTATTTGTGTTCAGTTACCTCATGATATACCTTGTGAGTGTTATAATAATCCTATTCTATTACCAGAATGTTTCACAGGTAATGTTTGAAGTTGCATCCGCTCT
Proteins encoded:
- a CDS encoding TrkH family potassium uptake protein — its product is MYSINKLKKDEAYSILHYTGYTCILLGLSMLIPILVALIYHEYQYIMPFIYSIIISVVFGFLLYHSFRNTNELSLKSAMIFATVIWLIGSALAALPFYFSRDLSYLNSYFEAMSGLTTTGFTMYTNLDIVTHTMNFWRGFMQWFGGIGIIVMGLAILTSPSINIMRMYSAEGREERLAPSIKHTTRIILYIYLIFTVISIILFILAGMPLFDSIFYAFTALSTGGFAMQNASLAYYNSIWIEIAAIIIMLIGATNFALHYTVLKGNWREYFKDIETKVAYPLLIIGTLLVAVFLYNGPYYGHDFLLSIRYSVFQVVSALTTTGLQTASGTQITNQWEGMGIFVLTILMMVGAGACSTGGGMKWLRIGILVKGMWWQVKSLLLPKNAVVPHRIHHVKEITLDNKILKVTGLFVFSYLMIYLVSVIIILFYYQNVSQVMFEVASALSNVGLGSGLMSASAPAVTKIVFIIDFWIGRLEIWPILLVLVILAQNTIRK